The following are from one region of the Candidatus Acidulodesulfobacterium ferriphilum genome:
- the rpoB gene encoding DNA-directed RNA polymerase subunit beta codes for MAKTKLQFNLEGSVPIILRKDFSRIKRVINTPNLLEVQRKSYERFLQKDIPQDKRANNGLQGVFKSVFPIEGLSKNFSLEFMGYTIGEPKYSIFECKQKGLTYSASLKVLFDLVTFELDSDLNGKNVQREIKDIKEQEVYFGEIPLMTQNGSFIINGIERVIVSQLQRSPGVFYDNDKIRSHTQGRPFYTARVIPYRGSWLDFEFDQRDMIFARIDRKRKFPATILLKAVGYSRDDILGSFYQHEVFKLINGKYFRRMPKDFLTQTRASEDIINPKTKEVLIKKNRRITKLLIDKLEEAGVEFLPCDESEVIGKYLTKDVAKDGETIAKSVQPVTSNLLEVFKNLGINEFSVYFIDNINVSSSILDTILADKINSKDDAVIDIYKRMRPGDPPNLISATSYFENMFFNPERYDLSEVGRLKINNKLNLNKSLDDRVLFPDDILNVLKYLMELKDGRGIIDDIDHLGNRRVKAVGELLENQFRIGLVRMERAIKERMTTQKLDSLMPNDLINPKPVNSLIKEFFGRSQLSQFMDQTNPLSEITHKRRLSALGPGGLTRERAGFEVRDVHPTHYGRICPIETPEGPNIGLIASLSSYARVNEYGFIETPYRKVKVAEKGAMVTDDVDFLTAMEEEKYVIAQANAEIDKNGYLVNELIPVRRSGETVMVYPNEVDYIDVSPMQLVSVATSLIPFLEHDDANRALMGSNMQRQGVPLLMPDPPIIGTGIEKIVAKDSGVCVVAEHNGIVSYVDSTKIYINRDGELTESKEDNDPVSIYNLVKFQRSNQNTCLNQRPLVKAGDRVIAGQIIADGASTKDGELALGHNVLVSFMPWNGYNFEDSILISEKLLHEDAFTSIHIEEFEVACRETKSGKEEITSDIPNVGEDALRNLDENGIIRIGAEVKAQDILAGKVTPKGETVLTPEEKLLRAIFGEKAKEVKDTSLRVPPGVSGVVVDVRVFSRKGIEKDFRAKEIEDSEVANLIAELDDKILSISDNALEKMRGVVQNKKCGSNTALSSGHKPVYLKKGDILTENIVSKLTRDDIFNIEFEGNAKNIYDKLKKIDDESLEDIDLLKGFYEDKITRMQRGDELPPGVLKTIKVYIAIKRRLSVGDKMAGRHGNKGVVSRILPLNDMPFMKDGRIVDMVLNPLGVPSRMNVGQILEVHLGWAAHNLGIQINKIIEENFGPEKVREKLLAIFNDPTMVQFIKGLNGDEVIELAKKYKNGVYMATPIFDGAKESEIRNYLKLSGVEETGQVTLYDGRSGEPFDRKVTVGIMYMLKLHHLVDDKIHARSTGPYSLVTQQPLGGKAQFGGQRLGEMEVWAMEAYGAAHTLQEFLTVKSDDSVGRTRMYEAIVKGNTSFKVGLPESFNVLIKELQSLCLNVELLKEGENVN; via the coding sequence ATGGCAAAAACAAAATTGCAATTTAATTTGGAAGGCAGTGTTCCCATAATTTTAAGAAAGGATTTTTCCAGAATTAAAAGGGTAATAAATACCCCTAACCTTCTTGAAGTTCAAAGAAAGTCTTATGAGAGATTTCTGCAAAAGGATATACCTCAAGATAAAAGAGCGAATAACGGGCTTCAAGGAGTTTTTAAATCTGTTTTTCCCATAGAAGGGTTAAGTAAAAATTTTTCTTTAGAATTTATGGGCTACACTATCGGCGAACCAAAATATAGCATTTTCGAATGTAAACAGAAGGGACTGACTTATAGCGCATCCCTGAAAGTCCTTTTTGACCTTGTGACCTTTGAACTTGATTCCGATTTGAACGGGAAAAATGTGCAAAGAGAAATTAAGGATATCAAGGAACAAGAAGTATATTTTGGTGAAATACCGCTAATGACCCAAAATGGATCTTTTATTATTAACGGAATCGAAAGGGTAATCGTAAGCCAGTTGCAAAGGTCTCCCGGGGTTTTCTACGATAATGACAAGATAAGAAGCCATACCCAGGGAAGACCTTTTTATACTGCGAGGGTTATACCTTACAGGGGGTCATGGCTGGATTTTGAATTCGACCAGAGGGACATGATTTTTGCCAGAATAGACAGAAAAAGAAAATTCCCTGCGACTATTTTGCTTAAAGCGGTGGGATATTCAAGAGACGATATTCTTGGCAGTTTTTATCAACATGAAGTATTTAAGCTCATTAACGGGAAATATTTCAGGAGAATGCCGAAGGATTTTCTGACGCAGACAAGGGCAAGCGAAGACATTATTAACCCGAAAACAAAAGAAGTTTTAATCAAGAAAAACAGAAGAATAACAAAACTCTTAATAGATAAACTTGAAGAAGCAGGGGTTGAGTTTTTGCCTTGCGATGAATCCGAAGTTATAGGGAAGTACCTTACGAAAGATGTTGCAAAGGATGGAGAGACTATTGCCAAATCGGTTCAACCCGTAACATCCAATCTTTTAGAGGTTTTCAAAAATCTTGGCATAAATGAGTTTAGCGTCTATTTCATTGATAATATAAATGTATCTTCCTCGATATTAGATACGATATTGGCCGATAAAATAAATTCTAAGGATGATGCCGTTATCGATATTTACAAGAGAATGAGACCAGGAGATCCGCCGAACCTTATATCCGCAACATCCTATTTCGAAAATATGTTTTTTAACCCTGAGAGATATGATTTGTCCGAGGTCGGAAGGCTTAAAATAAATAATAAATTGAATCTGAATAAAAGCCTTGACGACAGGGTATTGTTTCCGGACGATATTCTAAATGTCTTAAAATATTTAATGGAGCTCAAAGACGGCAGAGGAATAATAGACGATATCGACCATCTTGGAAACAGAAGGGTAAAAGCTGTGGGAGAGTTACTGGAAAATCAATTTAGAATAGGTCTCGTAAGAATGGAAAGGGCCATTAAGGAGAGAATGACCACGCAAAAACTTGACTCTTTAATGCCCAATGACCTTATTAATCCTAAGCCCGTTAATTCGCTGATAAAAGAATTTTTTGGAAGAAGCCAGTTGTCCCAATTTATGGATCAAACGAATCCGCTTTCCGAAATCACTCATAAGAGACGTCTTTCTGCGCTTGGACCCGGCGGCCTGACAAGGGAAAGGGCAGGATTTGAAGTCAGGGATGTTCATCCAACCCATTACGGCAGGATTTGTCCTATCGAAACACCTGAAGGGCCGAATATCGGACTTATAGCCTCTCTATCTTCTTATGCAAGAGTCAATGAATATGGGTTTATTGAGACCCCTTACCGAAAAGTTAAGGTCGCGGAGAAAGGCGCTATGGTAACCGACGATGTTGATTTTCTGACGGCTATGGAAGAGGAAAAATATGTTATAGCCCAGGCTAATGCGGAAATAGACAAAAACGGCTATCTTGTAAATGAATTGATTCCTGTCAGGAGAAGCGGAGAAACGGTGATGGTTTACCCAAATGAGGTCGATTACATCGATGTTTCCCCAATGCAGCTTGTTTCGGTTGCTACCTCGTTAATCCCATTTTTGGAGCATGACGATGCTAACCGTGCTTTAATGGGTTCCAATATGCAAAGGCAGGGCGTACCGTTATTAATGCCCGATCCTCCGATTATCGGAACAGGTATCGAAAAAATTGTGGCAAAAGACTCGGGTGTTTGTGTCGTAGCGGAACATAACGGCATAGTCAGTTATGTAGATTCGACAAAGATTTATATAAATCGTGACGGTGAATTAACCGAAAGCAAAGAAGATAATGATCCTGTCTCTATTTATAACCTTGTAAAATTTCAAAGATCGAATCAAAATACATGTTTAAATCAAAGACCGTTGGTTAAGGCGGGGGACAGGGTTATTGCCGGACAAATTATTGCGGACGGCGCATCGACAAAAGACGGAGAGTTGGCTCTCGGGCATAATGTCCTGGTTTCGTTTATGCCTTGGAACGGCTATAACTTTGAGGATTCGATATTAATAAGCGAAAAATTATTACATGAAGATGCGTTTACATCTATCCATATAGAAGAATTTGAAGTAGCATGCAGGGAAACAAAATCAGGCAAGGAGGAAATTACTTCAGATATTCCTAATGTAGGCGAAGATGCCTTAAGAAATTTGGATGAAAACGGGATTATCAGAATAGGCGCGGAGGTTAAAGCTCAGGATATATTGGCGGGCAAGGTTACCCCGAAAGGGGAAACGGTTCTTACGCCCGAAGAAAAACTTTTAAGAGCTATATTCGGGGAAAAGGCAAAGGAAGTTAAAGATACATCATTAAGGGTTCCTCCGGGTGTTTCCGGCGTCGTTGTCGATGTCAGGGTATTTTCGAGAAAGGGCATTGAAAAAGACTTTAGGGCAAAGGAGATTGAAGACAGCGAGGTAGCAAATCTTATTGCGGAATTGGACGATAAGATATTGTCTATTTCGGATAACGCCCTTGAGAAGATGCGCGGAGTGGTACAAAATAAAAAATGCGGTTCAAATACGGCACTTTCATCTGGACATAAGCCTGTGTACCTTAAAAAAGGGGATATATTGACGGAAAATATAGTTTCCAAGCTTACCAGAGACGATATTTTTAATATAGAATTTGAGGGCAATGCTAAAAATATATATGATAAATTAAAAAAGATAGACGATGAATCATTAGAAGATATCGACCTTTTGAAAGGATTTTACGAGGATAAAATCACAAGAATGCAAAGAGGCGATGAACTTCCCCCTGGCGTTCTTAAAACGATAAAGGTTTATATTGCTATTAAAAGAAGATTATCCGTAGGGGATAAAATGGCGGGAAGACACGGAAATAAGGGCGTGGTTTCCAGAATACTGCCCCTTAACGATATGCCGTTTATGAAAGACGGAAGGATAGTCGATATGGTGCTAAACCCTCTTGGGGTTCCTTCCAGAATGAATGTCGGACAAATTTTAGAGGTTCATCTGGGTTGGGCTGCGCATAATTTAGGTATTCAAATCAATAAGATTATAGAAGAAAATTTTGGTCCGGAAAAGGTTAGAGAAAAATTATTGGCGATTTTTAACGACCCTACGATGGTTCAATTTATTAAAGGATTAAATGGAGATGAGGTCATAGAACTTGCAAAAAAATATAAGAACGGGGTTTATATGGCAACCCCTATTTTTGACGGGGCAAAAGAAAGCGAAATTAGGAATTACCTTAAACTTTCGGGCGTAGAAGAAACGGGACAGGTTACGCTTTATGACGGGAGATCGGGTGAACCGTTCGACAGGAAGGTTACCGTCGGCATAATGTATATGCTTAAACTCCATCATTTAGTCGATGATAAGATACATGCGAGGTCAACAGGTCCTTATTCATTGGTAACTCAGCAGCCGTTAGGCGGAAAAGCGCAGTTTGGAGGACAGAGATTGGGAGAAATGGAGGTATGGGCAATGGAGGCCTATGGAGCCGCTCATACTCTTCAAGAGTTTCTTACGGTTAAATCGGATGATTCCGTCGGAAGGACAAGAATGTATGAAGCGATTGTAAAAGGGAATACATCTTTTAAGGTAGGGCTTCCTGAGTCGTTTAATGTTCTTATTAAAGAGTTGCAGAGTCTATGCCTGAATGTCGAGTTGTTAAAGGAGGGAGAAAATGTCAATTGA
- a CDS encoding 50S ribosomal protein L7/L12: MAVTKDDVLSYIENVSVIELNDLIKEIEEKFGVKADQFAMAAPAGGAKAEAAPAQAEEKTEFDVILENAGANKIQVIKVVRELTSLGLKEAKDLVDGAPKPLKNAVNKEEADKMRAKLEEVGAKVSVK, from the coding sequence ATGGCTGTAACTAAAGATGATGTATTAAGCTACATTGAAAATGTTTCTGTAATCGAATTGAATGATCTTATTAAAGAGATAGAAGAAAAATTTGGAGTCAAGGCCGACCAATTTGCCATGGCTGCCCCGGCCGGAGGAGCAAAGGCTGAAGCGGCTCCTGCCCAAGCTGAAGAAAAAACCGAATTTGATGTCATTCTTGAGAATGCAGGTGCAAATAAAATTCAGGTTATTAAAGTCGTAAGGGAGCTGACAAGCTTAGGGTTAAAGGAGGCGAAAGATCTTGTTGACGGCGCTCCGAAACCTTTAAAAAATGCCGTTAATAAGGAAGAAGCCGATAAAATGAGAGCAAAGCTTGAAGAAGTTGGCGCTAAAGTTTCGGTTAAATAA
- a CDS encoding 50S ribosomal protein L10 gives MKKEKKNQEIEFLKQNLNNSQGIFISKYHGLNVEKFSLLRKEMRSHGALLKVFKNTLSRIAFKQTYAEAISGHLEGPNFLIFTNDPMASSKALLKFAQENPENIEIKAGYYQTILDKSRITTLATLPSKDILISRFISVIKSPEVRLVFTLRAPVVNLIRILQAVEAKKSA, from the coding sequence TTGAAAAAAGAGAAAAAAAATCAAGAGATTGAATTTTTAAAACAGAATCTTAATAATAGTCAGGGTATTTTTATAAGTAAATACCATGGGCTTAATGTCGAAAAATTCAGTCTATTAAGGAAAGAGATGCGAAGCCATGGCGCCCTTCTTAAAGTATTCAAAAATACTTTAAGCCGCATAGCGTTTAAGCAAACGTATGCGGAAGCCATTTCCGGTCATCTCGAAGGCCCTAATTTCTTGATTTTTACAAATGACCCAATGGCAAGCTCAAAAGCGCTTTTAAAGTTTGCGCAGGAAAATCCTGAAAATATCGAGATTAAAGCAGGATATTACCAGACGATATTGGATAAGAGTAGAATTACCACTCTTGCGACTTTGCCTTCCAAGGATATTTTAATATCGAGATTTATTTCTGTTATAAAATCTCCTGAAGTACGCCTTGTTTTTACGCTTAGAGCGCCTGTCGTAAATTTAATAAGAATTCTTCAAGCTGTGGAAGCTAAAAAATCTGCATAA
- a CDS encoding 50S ribosomal protein L1 has product MTLRGKKYLEASKKLGIDKNKNYTIDEAFNAVVDSHYVKFDESVDIAINLGIDVKKNDQQVRGSVLLPHGTGKEVKILVFAKGEKEREALTAGADYVGQEDMITKVQQGFMDFNRVVATPDMMASVGKLGKILGPRGLMPNPKVGTVTFDVGKVVKELKEGKIEFKAEKSGILHASLGKVSFGSLKLKDNFMALIETINRLKPASSKGVYIKKISLSSTMGPGVHLDIIKLRNEIM; this is encoded by the coding sequence ATGACACTGAGAGGAAAAAAATATTTAGAAGCTTCTAAAAAATTGGGTATAGATAAAAATAAGAATTATACGATAGATGAGGCATTCAATGCCGTCGTAGATTCGCATTATGTAAAATTTGACGAGTCGGTTGATATTGCAATAAATCTCGGCATAGATGTGAAGAAAAATGATCAGCAGGTTAGAGGGTCTGTGCTTTTACCTCACGGAACGGGGAAAGAGGTTAAAATTCTTGTTTTTGCAAAAGGGGAAAAGGAGAGGGAGGCATTGACGGCCGGAGCGGATTATGTCGGACAGGAAGACATGATAACTAAGGTACAGCAAGGGTTTATGGATTTCAACAGGGTCGTTGCGACCCCCGATATGATGGCAAGTGTCGGCAAGCTTGGTAAAATATTAGGTCCAAGGGGCTTAATGCCCAATCCAAAAGTTGGGACAGTCACTTTTGATGTAGGGAAAGTTGTAAAAGAGCTTAAAGAGGGTAAGATAGAGTTTAAAGCCGAAAAAAGCGGTATTTTACACGCATCCTTAGGAAAGGTTTCTTTTGGGTCATTAAAACTTAAGGATAATTTTATGGCGCTTATCGAAACTATAAACCGGCTGAAACCGGCTTCCAGCAAAGGCGTATATATCAAAAAGATTTCTCTTTCATCCACGATGGGGCCGGGTGTTCATTTAGATATCATTAAACTTAGAAACGAAATAATGTAA
- the rplK gene encoding 50S ribosomal protein L11 — protein sequence MAVKKIQALVKLQIVGGKANPAPPVGPALGQHGVNIMEFCKQFNERTKSQEGTVIPVVLTIYADRSFDFILKTPPASILLKQASGIEKGSNQPNKNKVATINRTKVREIAKTKMQDLNANELEQAVKTIEGTARSMGIDVID from the coding sequence ATGGCTGTAAAAAAAATTCAAGCTTTGGTTAAATTGCAAATCGTGGGCGGAAAAGCTAACCCCGCTCCTCCTGTCGGACCTGCGTTAGGTCAGCACGGTGTTAATATAATGGAATTTTGCAAACAATTCAATGAACGGACAAAATCGCAGGAAGGAACCGTTATACCTGTTGTTTTAACCATATACGCCGATAGGTCGTTTGATTTTATTTTAAAAACTCCGCCAGCTTCCATTTTGCTAAAGCAGGCTTCCGGTATAGAAAAGGGTTCGAATCAACCAAATAAAAATAAAGTTGCGACTATAAACAGAACTAAAGTAAGAGAAATTGCAAAAACTAAAATGCAGGATCTTAATGCTAATGAACTTGAGCAGGCTGTTAAAACTATTGAAGGAACAGCCCGAAGCATGGGTATAGATGTCATAGATTAA
- the nusG gene encoding transcription termination/antitermination protein NusG: MDDEKITENHAVDSSDANVNVDTLNDDGIQKKWYAVHTYSGFEDHVKLALEERIASSGLKKYFGDIIIPKEDVIEKNVKGGKKKVKRKFFPGYIFVNMNVNTDSWHLLKGTPKVTGFVGDQLNPMAVDESEMDKIIAQITEGIKRPKAKIEFSKGDIVKITEGPFSGFNGTIDDIKPDKSKLEVLVSIFGRATPVELDFTQVERN, from the coding sequence ATGGATGACGAAAAAATAACCGAAAATCATGCCGTAGATTCCAGCGATGCTAATGTAAATGTAGATACCTTGAACGATGACGGTATCCAGAAAAAATGGTATGCCGTTCATACCTACTCCGGCTTTGAAGACCATGTGAAGTTAGCCCTTGAAGAGAGAATTGCATCGAGCGGGCTAAAAAAGTATTTTGGCGATATTATTATCCCAAAGGAAGATGTTATAGAAAAAAATGTAAAAGGCGGAAAAAAAAAGGTTAAAAGAAAGTTTTTTCCGGGTTACATTTTTGTAAATATGAATGTAAATACCGATTCATGGCATTTGCTTAAAGGAACTCCAAAGGTTACAGGCTTTGTCGGAGACCAATTAAATCCTATGGCGGTCGATGAATCCGAGATGGATAAGATAATAGCTCAAATAACCGAGGGAATCAAAAGGCCGAAGGCAAAAATTGAGTTTTCTAAGGGCGATATCGTCAAAATCACGGAGGGGCCATTCTCAGGGTTTAATGGAACAATAGACGATATAAAGCCTGATAAGAGCAAGCTCGAGGTTCTTGTTTCCATTTTCGGCAGGGCTACCCCGGTAGAATTAGATTTTACGCAGGTTGAGAGAAATTAG
- the secE gene encoding preprotein translocase subunit SecE, whose translation MRENTILGYVKMVSNPVSEFIKKAKQYLYEVRSELGKIIWPDKDKATKTTYVVVIFIVLVTAFLGLIDMLFAKVFSYFFHII comes from the coding sequence ATGAGAGAAAATACTATTTTGGGATATGTAAAGATGGTAAGCAATCCTGTTTCGGAGTTTATAAAAAAAGCGAAGCAATATTTATATGAAGTAAGATCGGAGCTTGGCAAAATTATATGGCCTGATAAAGATAAGGCTACAAAGACCACATATGTCGTAGTTATTTTTATAGTACTTGTGACCGCTTTTCTTGGTCTTATCGATATGCTTTTTGCTAAAGTTTTTTCTTATTTTTTCCATATTATATAG
- the rpmG gene encoding 50S ribosomal protein L33, whose protein sequence is MREIITLACSECKQRNYTTTKNKKLTTEKLNLKKYCKFCKTHTIHKETK, encoded by the coding sequence ATGAGAGAAATAATAACGCTTGCATGCAGCGAATGCAAACAGAGAAATTATACAACCACCAAAAATAAAAAACTTACCACGGAAAAATTAAATTTAAAAAAGTATTGCAAGTTTTGCAAGACTCATACTATACATAAGGAAACAAAATAA
- a CDS encoding DUF481 domain-containing protein has translation MRKSKSLRALKTKNAEAVFVFIFILLANLIFFTKISYANTKTNNKNLKAGIGLGISNTTGTIPSFNINTRDYLKYKNYPWHHKLRFVYNYITEYSQLSYLRLITQENSSYYFNKTSYMFADERFDRNIVTGFGYRIYENIGYGKKFIISKNMNASIELAPGLRQEKIIGGPYFGSVTTMIRAKYHWKLNKGVKFKEEITAYLANKGGSFYESLTKLSTKIVKNIYIAIYYELEYQTLVPAGFKPFNTISSININVKF, from the coding sequence ATGAGAAAATCAAAATCACTTAGAGCCCTAAAGACTAAAAATGCCGAAGCGGTTTTTGTATTCATTTTTATTTTACTCGCAAATTTAATCTTTTTCACTAAAATATCTTATGCAAATACAAAGACAAATAATAAAAATCTAAAAGCGGGCATCGGTCTTGGAATATCAAACACGACGGGAACGATTCCGTCATTTAATATAAATACGCGGGACTACCTAAAATACAAAAACTACCCATGGCATCATAAACTCAGGTTTGTTTACAATTACATAACAGAATATAGCCAGCTCAGTTATTTAAGGCTTATTACGCAAGAAAATTCATCTTATTATTTCAACAAAACTTCCTACATGTTTGCCGATGAAAGATTCGATAGGAATATTGTTACCGGATTCGGATACAGAATATACGAAAATATCGGCTACGGTAAAAAGTTTATTATTTCTAAAAATATGAATGCGTCCATAGAATTAGCGCCGGGATTAAGGCAGGAAAAAATTATCGGCGGTCCGTATTTTGGATCTGTTACGACAATGATTAGAGCGAAGTATCATTGGAAATTAAATAAAGGTGTCAAGTTTAAAGAGGAAATCACGGCATATCTCGCAAACAAAGGCGGCTCTTTTTACGAATCTTTAACTAAATTGAGCACGAAAATAGTAAAAAACATATATATTGCTATCTACTATGAACTTGAATATCAAACGCTTGTTCCTGCGGGATTTAAACCGTTTAATACAATATCGAGCATTAATATTAATGTTAAATTTTAA
- a CDS encoding glucan 1,4-alpha-glucosidase, which translates to MSESISAPGWPGIPGRWTSANKSGVGTAFKGSPVWFTISHGILNEVYSPRIDEAAIRDLGFIVTADDGFFSEEKRHAAHSSSLLYTGVPAYHLESVCDRGYYRFEKDIITDPDRPVVLIRGKFTPLKPGNYRLYVIMGSHIGNYGAGNTAWVSDYKGITGLFASRHNTSLCLMNNTCFKACSVGFVGFSDGWQDLIRNGYLASLYTRAENGNVALTGEIDLKNDTFVLALGFGRNPSEAAQQSRASLNEGFQNLLDSYSGAWRQFWQRQKPVFYAEKHKLFSISAMVILAHSSKYVPGAILASLAVPWGFSKGDGDLGGYHLIWPRDMVQSAGGLIAAGIKTEVRNLLVYLESTQELDGHWPQNMWIDGFPYWSGIQMDETALPILLFDLARRETALFESDIGRFWPMIKKALSYIAKNGPVTQQDRWEENGGYTPFTLAAEISALITGAELAELAGEEGAAPYLRETADAWYSCIDRWLYVKGGELADKTGVKGYYVRVTPPDFEEGDDIICIKNRPPASCYPHIASVVCTDALALVRFGLRNADDERILSTLKVIDTLLKVETPSGPCWHRYNGDGYGEHDDGRPFDGTGRGRLWPLLTGERTHYAIAAGNFKEAERLLKTMEGLADGIGLLPEQVWDSPDIPGRGLFFGRPTGSAMPLVWAHAEYLKLVRSLTEERVFDMPPQTVFRYLKNGVTSSLMQWRFNHKLHKMPQGKTLRIETLSPAMVHWSDDGWHTVKDTQTKDSGFGVYYADLPSSNIPEDGEIAFTFYWINANRWEGSDFNVQIKT; encoded by the coding sequence ATGTCGGAGTCAATTTCTGCCCCGGGATGGCCGGGAATTCCTGGAAGGTGGACTAGCGCTAATAAAAGCGGAGTTGGAACCGCTTTTAAAGGAAGTCCCGTCTGGTTTACTATTTCCCACGGCATCCTTAATGAAGTCTATTCTCCGAGAATAGACGAAGCCGCCATTCGTGATCTCGGCTTTATTGTTACGGCGGACGATGGTTTTTTTTCCGAAGAAAAACGGCACGCCGCCCATTCGTCGTCGCTTCTTTATACCGGAGTTCCTGCTTATCATCTCGAAAGTGTCTGCGACAGGGGATATTACCGCTTCGAAAAAGATATTATAACCGATCCCGATAGACCCGTAGTTCTTATAAGAGGAAAGTTTACTCCATTAAAACCCGGAAATTACAGGCTTTATGTAATTATGGGTTCGCATATCGGCAATTACGGCGCAGGCAATACGGCATGGGTTAGTGATTACAAAGGAATTACGGGGCTTTTTGCCTCCCGCCATAATACTTCCCTTTGTCTTATGAATAATACCTGCTTTAAAGCATGTTCGGTAGGTTTTGTCGGATTTTCCGATGGGTGGCAGGACTTAATCCGCAACGGCTACCTTGCCTCTCTTTATACAAGAGCGGAAAACGGCAATGTGGCGCTTACGGGCGAGATAGACCTTAAAAACGATACTTTTGTTTTAGCGCTCGGATTTGGACGCAATCCTTCAGAAGCCGCACAGCAATCGAGGGCATCCCTTAATGAGGGCTTTCAAAACCTTCTTGATTCTTATAGCGGAGCATGGCGGCAATTTTGGCAGAGGCAAAAACCGGTTTTTTATGCCGAAAAACACAAACTTTTTTCAATAAGCGCTATGGTTATTCTTGCACACAGTTCTAAATATGTTCCAGGAGCTATTCTTGCAAGCCTTGCCGTACCATGGGGTTTTTCTAAGGGAGATGGGGATCTTGGCGGTTATCACCTGATTTGGCCGCGTGATATGGTGCAATCCGCAGGCGGTCTTATCGCCGCAGGCATTAAAACGGAAGTGAGGAATTTACTCGTTTATCTTGAATCGACTCAGGAATTGGACGGGCATTGGCCGCAAAATATGTGGATTGACGGCTTTCCGTATTGGAGCGGCATACAGATGGATGAAACAGCCTTGCCCATTCTGCTTTTTGACCTTGCCCGCAGGGAGACGGCACTTTTCGAAAGCGACATTGGCCGTTTTTGGCCCATGATAAAAAAAGCACTTAGTTATATTGCGAAAAATGGTCCTGTTACTCAACAGGACCGCTGGGAAGAAAACGGAGGATATACCCCTTTTACTCTTGCAGCAGAAATTTCCGCCCTTATAACCGGCGCCGAACTTGCCGAATTAGCGGGCGAAGAAGGTGCAGCTCCTTATCTGCGTGAAACCGCAGATGCATGGTATTCATGCATAGACCGCTGGCTTTATGTAAAAGGAGGGGAACTTGCGGATAAAACGGGGGTTAAGGGTTATTATGTAAGGGTTACCCCTCCCGATTTTGAAGAAGGCGATGATATTATATGTATTAAAAACCGGCCCCCCGCTTCCTGTTATCCTCATATTGCCTCCGTAGTGTGCACCGATGCTTTAGCTCTGGTTCGTTTTGGGTTAAGGAATGCGGACGATGAGCGGATACTTAGCACATTGAAGGTTATAGACACTTTGCTTAAAGTAGAAACTCCTTCAGGTCCCTGCTGGCATAGGTACAACGGGGACGGCTACGGCGAACACGATGACGGGAGGCCTTTTGACGGTACGGGCAGAGGGCGGCTGTGGCCTTTGCTCACCGGCGAGCGTACCCACTATGCAATAGCCGCCGGAAATTTCAAAGAAGCGGAGCGTTTGCTCAAAACTATGGAAGGTCTGGCAGACGGCATCGGACTTTTGCCCGAACAGGTATGGGACAGCCCCGACATACCCGGGCGGGGTCTTTTTTTCGGCCGTCCGACGGGGTCGGCGATGCCTTTGGTATGGGCTCATGCAGAATATTTAAAACTTGTCCGTTCGCTTACGGAAGAAAGAGTATTCGATATGCCTCCCCAGACGGTTTTCCGTTACCTTAAAAACGGCGTAACATCCAGTCTTATGCAGTGGCGCTTTAATCATAAACTGCATAAGATGCCTCAGGGCAAAACACTGCGCATCGAAACCCTCTCCCCTGCCATGGTCCACTGGAGCGATGACGGCTGGCATACTGTTAAAGATACGCAAACAAAAGATTCGGGTTTCGGGGTTTATTATGCCGATTTGCCTTCCTCTAATATTCCTGAGGACGGTGAAATAGCTTTTACATTTTATTGGATAAACGCCAACCGTTGGGAAGGAAGTGATTTTAATGTACAAATAAAAACTTAA